From Nocardioides daedukensis, the proteins below share one genomic window:
- a CDS encoding TetR family transcriptional regulator C-terminal domain-containing protein — MSQPTALSPRRQQTRQRLLDGALTVFAREGFGRSTVEQVCAQAGFTRGAFYSNFTSLDELFLAIWEQKSEAMRGALAAALEADLPPVKDLREAVEHVLALVPVDDEWFRVTAEFTAHALRTPALRRVVAAREEGIEAALMPLITALLARVGLRVTDPDALGPALVAAHDGTSVQCLVAPDDKAVRRRRTDLFVLIVTSLTEPVSNHPATKEHP; from the coding sequence GTGAGCCAACCCACCGCCCTGTCGCCCCGCCGACAACAGACGCGGCAGCGCCTGCTGGACGGCGCACTGACGGTCTTCGCCCGCGAGGGGTTCGGTCGCTCCACGGTCGAGCAGGTCTGTGCCCAGGCCGGCTTCACCCGCGGTGCGTTCTACTCCAACTTCACCTCGCTCGACGAGCTCTTCCTGGCCATCTGGGAGCAGAAGTCCGAGGCGATGCGCGGCGCACTTGCCGCCGCCCTCGAGGCAGACCTGCCCCCGGTCAAGGACCTCCGAGAGGCAGTCGAGCACGTCCTCGCGCTGGTCCCCGTCGACGACGAGTGGTTCCGGGTCACCGCCGAGTTCACCGCCCACGCCCTGCGCACCCCCGCCCTGCGCCGGGTCGTCGCCGCCCGCGAGGAGGGCATCGAGGCAGCCCTGATGCCACTGATCACCGCCCTGCTGGCCCGCGTCGGACTCCGGGTCACCGACCCCGACGCCCTCGGCCCGGCCCTCGTCGCGGCCCACGACGGGACCAGCGTGCAGTGCCTCGTCGCACCCGACGACAAGGCCGTACGCCGGCGGCGTACCGACCTGTTCGTCCTGATCGTCACCTCCCTGACCGAACCCGTCTCGAACCACCCCGCAACCAAGGAGCACCCATGA
- a CDS encoding SGNH/GDSL hydrolase family protein: MKLKISGAALAASSLAAIATMFTAALAAVPAHAAGPSYVALGDSYASGTGTRTYIDDGSSCQRSNAAYPKRIASARGYSLNFKACSGATVSTVTSGQLSALNTSTRYVTISVGGNDAGFVSVLTTCAAPGWMTNCDGAINNAQSYINNTLPGRLSTLYSSIRAKAPNAKVVVVGYPRVFMGEDCNALTWFSPAEQTRLNQTADLLNTRTRAQATAKGFTFANPTSRFTGHAVCDDPEWINGLSSPAGESYHPNSSGHSAGYTPLVSPLLTGN, encoded by the coding sequence ATGAAGCTGAAGATCTCGGGGGCTGCGCTGGCAGCTTCTTCGCTGGCCGCCATCGCAACCATGTTCACGGCCGCCCTGGCCGCTGTTCCCGCCCACGCCGCGGGTCCGTCGTACGTCGCCCTCGGCGACTCCTATGCCTCCGGAACCGGCACGCGCACCTACATCGACGACGGCAGCTCGTGCCAACGATCGAATGCGGCCTATCCGAAGCGGATCGCCAGCGCACGCGGCTATTCGCTGAACTTCAAGGCATGCTCCGGCGCCACCGTCTCGACGGTGACCAGCGGCCAGCTCTCCGCGCTGAACACGAGCACCCGCTACGTCACGATCTCGGTCGGCGGCAATGACGCCGGCTTCGTCTCGGTGCTGACCACGTGTGCGGCGCCCGGGTGGATGACCAACTGCGACGGTGCGATCAACAACGCGCAGTCCTACATCAACAACACTCTTCCGGGGCGACTCTCGACGCTCTATTCATCGATCAGGGCCAAGGCACCCAATGCCAAGGTGGTCGTGGTCGGTTATCCGCGGGTCTTCATGGGTGAGGACTGCAACGCGCTGACCTGGTTCTCGCCGGCCGAGCAGACCCGGCTCAACCAGACCGCCGACCTGTTGAACACTCGCACCCGGGCGCAGGCGACCGCCAAGGGCTTCACGTTCGCGAACCCCACGAGTCGGTTCACGGGCCACGCGGTGTGTGACGACCCCGAGTGGATCAACGGCTTGTCCAGCCCGGCCGGGGAGTCCTACCACCCGAACTCGAGCGGTCACTCCGCCGGTTACACGCCGCTGGTCAGCCCGCTGCTCACTGGCAACTGA
- a CDS encoding AzlC family ABC transporter permease, with protein MLRDIVLVNVAIAMVGVSYGAITVGEGLPVWLPNLMSVVVLGGASQFLFTGLIASGAGPVAAVVAGILVNLRHLPFGFALAETVDRRPFLGSYLMIDEVVAFSLAQKDLELRRKVFFTCGICLLIFWNVGSLLGALLGRAVGDTDVFGLDAAFPAVLLALVMPALRDSRTLRVAVLGAVLALALTPVMPAGTAVLCSLLALVTVRPWWKAEER; from the coding sequence TTGCTCCGTGACATCGTCTTGGTCAACGTCGCGATCGCGATGGTCGGTGTCTCCTATGGCGCGATCACGGTGGGAGAGGGTCTCCCGGTCTGGCTGCCGAACCTGATGTCGGTCGTGGTCCTCGGAGGCGCGAGCCAGTTCCTCTTCACCGGCTTGATCGCCTCGGGTGCCGGGCCGGTCGCGGCCGTCGTCGCCGGCATCCTGGTGAATCTGCGCCACCTGCCGTTCGGGTTCGCGCTCGCCGAGACCGTCGACCGGCGCCCCTTCCTCGGCAGCTATCTGATGATCGACGAGGTGGTGGCCTTCAGCCTGGCCCAGAAGGACCTCGAGCTGCGCCGCAAGGTCTTCTTCACCTGCGGCATCTGCCTGCTGATCTTCTGGAACGTCGGCTCGTTGCTGGGCGCGCTGCTGGGCCGCGCGGTTGGCGACACCGACGTGTTCGGCCTCGATGCCGCCTTCCCCGCTGTGTTGCTGGCCCTGGTGATGCCGGCGCTTCGCGACTCCAGGACCTTGCGAGTGGCGGTGCTGGGTGCCGTGCTGGCGCTGGCTCTGACTCCGGTGATGCCTGCTGGCACCGCGGTGCTCTGCTCGCTGCTCGCCCTCGTCACCGTGCGGCCCTGGTGGAAGGCGGAGGAGCGATGA
- a CDS encoding AzlD domain-containing protein, with translation MSTTTLIVSAFVLGAATFAIRAAGPFLHTRISIGTRWLELMSLAATVLLVALAATSALADGDEWSDPARPAGVVVAGVLAWRRAPFMVIVIAAAATTALLRLLL, from the coding sequence ATGAGTACGACGACCCTGATCGTGTCCGCCTTCGTCCTGGGCGCCGCGACCTTCGCGATCCGCGCGGCCGGACCGTTCCTGCACACCCGGATCTCGATCGGCACTCGCTGGCTCGAACTGATGTCGCTCGCTGCGACGGTGTTGCTGGTTGCGCTGGCTGCCACGAGTGCGCTGGCCGACGGCGACGAGTGGAGCGACCCGGCGCGACCCGCCGGCGTCGTGGTGGCCGGCGTACTCGCCTGGCGACGGGCGCCGTTCATGGTGATCGTGATCGCCGCAGCTGCCACCACCGCCCTGCTCCGTCTTCTTCTCTAG
- a CDS encoding NAD-dependent succinate-semialdehyde dehydrogenase yields the protein MSTFDVLDPVDGSVLDSVPDATVEDAKAALDRAVSVQKEWASTPPRERGEILRRAFELVTERADDFARTISLEMGKTLAEAKGEVTYGAEFLRWFSEEAVRIRGSWLQAPAGGSRLLTVKKPVGPCLFVTPWNFPLAMGTRKIGPAIAAGCTMIVKPASATPLTMLKLAEVFAEAGLPEGVLQVITSKKSREITEALMGDARLRKISFTGSTAVGKGLVAQSAENLQRVSMELGGNAPFLVFDDADIDAAIEGAMIAKMRNMGEACTSANRFLVQNGVAREFTEKLAVRMGDLTVGRGQDDGVDVGPLIDAEAVAGVTELVEAAVAQGATVVTGGGDGDGNFYPPTVLAGVPADARVNHEEIFGPVAPVTTFETEDEAIALANDTEYGLASYVYTRGLDRTLRVVESLEFGMIGVNTGLVSNPAAPFGGVKASGFGREGGFEGIEEYLDTTYVGIAAD from the coding sequence ATGAGCACCTTCGACGTCCTCGATCCAGTTGACGGCTCCGTCCTCGACTCCGTCCCCGACGCCACCGTGGAGGATGCCAAGGCCGCGCTCGACCGAGCTGTCTCGGTCCAGAAGGAGTGGGCCAGCACGCCGCCCCGCGAGCGCGGCGAGATCCTGCGCCGGGCGTTCGAGCTGGTCACCGAGCGTGCCGACGACTTCGCCCGCACGATCAGCTTGGAGATGGGCAAGACCCTGGCCGAGGCGAAGGGTGAGGTCACCTACGGCGCCGAGTTCCTGCGCTGGTTCAGCGAGGAGGCGGTGCGGATCCGCGGCAGCTGGCTGCAGGCGCCCGCCGGCGGCTCGCGACTGCTGACGGTGAAGAAGCCCGTCGGACCATGCCTGTTCGTGACGCCGTGGAACTTCCCGCTCGCGATGGGCACCCGCAAGATCGGGCCCGCGATCGCGGCCGGCTGCACGATGATCGTCAAGCCTGCTTCGGCAACCCCGCTGACCATGCTCAAGCTGGCTGAGGTGTTCGCGGAGGCCGGACTGCCCGAGGGCGTGCTCCAGGTGATCACCTCGAAGAAGTCCCGCGAGATCACCGAGGCCCTGATGGGCGACGCCCGACTCCGCAAGATCTCCTTCACCGGTTCCACCGCGGTGGGCAAGGGCCTGGTGGCCCAGTCCGCGGAGAACCTGCAGCGGGTCTCGATGGAGCTCGGCGGCAACGCACCGTTCCTGGTCTTCGACGACGCCGACATCGACGCCGCCATCGAGGGCGCGATGATCGCCAAGATGCGCAACATGGGTGAGGCCTGCACCTCGGCCAACCGCTTCCTGGTCCAGAACGGGGTCGCGCGAGAGTTCACCGAGAAGCTTGCCGTCCGGATGGGCGACCTCACCGTGGGCCGCGGCCAGGACGATGGCGTCGACGTGGGTCCGCTGATCGACGCCGAGGCGGTTGCCGGTGTCACCGAGCTCGTCGAGGCGGCCGTCGCACAGGGAGCCACCGTGGTCACCGGCGGTGGTGACGGCGACGGCAACTTCTATCCGCCGACGGTGCTTGCCGGCGTACCGGCCGATGCCCGCGTGAACCACGAGGAGATCTTCGGCCCGGTCGCCCCGGTGACCACGTTCGAGACCGAGGACGAGGCGATCGCCCTGGCCAACGACACGGAATACGGGCTGGCCTCCTACGTCTACACCCGCGGCCTGGACCGCACGCTGCGCGTCGTGGAGTCGCTCGAGTTCGGGATGATCGGCGTCAACACCGGGCTGGTCTCCAACCCCGCCGCGCCGTTCGGGGGCGTGAAGGCGAGCGGGTTCGGGCGCGAGGGCGGCTTCGAGGGGATCGAGGAGTACCTCGACACGACGTACGTCGGGATCGCCGCCGACTGA
- the zwf gene encoding glucose-6-phosphate dehydrogenase yields the protein MADNPQGNPGPPTTIVLFGATGDLARRKLLPGMIHLWRSGLLPQMQVVGTSLDEHTRESFIELARKAIEEHGDDEDDKKEFDAFAERLFWANDGDDNLMAGIAEAEADCEQEQARLHYLSVPPKAALDVVQSLDKCGLAKGSRIVMEKPFGTDLASARALNAAIHEVFTEDQIFRIDHFLGKEAALNILALRFANGLFEPIWHRNHIDHIQIDVPETLGLEGRAAFYENTGAYRDMVVTHLFQVMAFIAMEPPVALDPISISEEKHKVFRSMLPLDPHNVVRGQYTGYTEEEGVDPNSDTETFIALKCFVDNWRWADVPFYLRTGKKLAEGTRIISIAFKEPPQSMFPDSSGIGDHGPDHLTFDLSDQSRMSLSFYGKRPGPGFHLNKVSMQFAMEDTGWAGSILEAYERLILEAVKGNRTLFTSAEGVERLWEISQPLLEHMPPVRAYPQGSWGPNQIHQLIAPSSWRLPFERKWRDG from the coding sequence ATGGCTGACAACCCGCAGGGAAATCCGGGACCACCCACCACGATCGTCCTCTTCGGCGCCACCGGCGACCTGGCTCGCCGCAAGTTGTTGCCGGGGATGATCCACCTCTGGCGCTCCGGCCTGCTGCCGCAGATGCAGGTCGTGGGCACCTCTCTCGACGAGCACACCCGCGAGTCGTTCATCGAGCTCGCGCGCAAGGCGATCGAGGAGCACGGCGACGACGAGGACGACAAGAAGGAGTTCGACGCCTTCGCCGAGCGACTCTTCTGGGCCAACGACGGCGACGACAACCTGATGGCCGGGATCGCCGAGGCCGAGGCCGACTGCGAGCAGGAACAGGCGCGCCTGCACTACCTCTCGGTCCCACCGAAGGCCGCGCTCGACGTCGTACAGAGCCTCGACAAGTGCGGCCTGGCCAAGGGCAGCCGGATTGTGATGGAGAAGCCGTTCGGCACTGACCTGGCCTCCGCACGCGCACTGAACGCGGCGATCCACGAGGTGTTCACCGAGGACCAGATCTTCCGCATCGACCACTTCCTCGGCAAGGAGGCGGCGCTCAACATCCTCGCGCTGCGCTTCGCCAACGGCCTCTTCGAGCCGATCTGGCACCGCAACCACATCGACCACATCCAGATCGACGTCCCCGAGACGCTGGGCCTGGAGGGCCGGGCCGCCTTCTACGAGAACACCGGCGCCTACCGCGACATGGTGGTCACCCACCTGTTCCAGGTGATGGCGTTCATCGCGATGGAGCCGCCGGTCGCGCTCGACCCGATCTCGATCAGCGAGGAGAAGCACAAGGTCTTCCGCTCCATGCTGCCGTTGGACCCGCACAACGTGGTGCGCGGGCAATACACCGGCTACACCGAGGAGGAGGGCGTCGACCCGAACTCCGACACCGAGACCTTCATCGCGCTCAAGTGCTTCGTGGACAACTGGCGCTGGGCCGACGTGCCGTTCTACCTGCGCACCGGCAAGAAGCTCGCCGAGGGCACCAGGATCATCTCGATCGCGTTCAAGGAGCCACCCCAGTCGATGTTCCCCGACAGCTCGGGGATCGGTGACCACGGCCCCGACCACCTGACCTTCGACCTCTCCGACCAGTCCCGGATGTCGCTGTCGTTCTATGGCAAGCGCCCGGGGCCGGGCTTCCACCTGAACAAGGTGTCGATGCAGTTCGCCATGGAGGACACGGGTTGGGCGGGCTCCATCCTGGAGGCCTATGAGCGACTGATTCTGGAGGCGGTCAAGGGCAACCGGACGCTCTTCACCAGCGCCGAGGGCGTCGAGCGGTTGTGGGAGATCTCGCAGCCCCTGCTCGAGCACATGCCGCCGGTGCGGGCCTATCCGCAAGGCTCGTGGGGGCCGAACCAGATCCACCAGCTGATCGCCCCGTCGTCGTGGCGACTGCCCTTCGAGAGGAAGTGGCGAGACGGCTGA
- a CDS encoding DUF2332 domain-containing protein, with the protein MEPYLEVRESYAAFAREAVDSPCFVDWSLGVRDDPEVQALIATLPAVKQQPNLVFAAARWLGVTAPGPYEGLRELLLARWDEVRSVVLDRSTQTNEVRRLATLLPAFTAAVGSGPVALLEVGASAGLNLFPDRWSFRWSHSDGSVVALGDGDPLDCDIEGTPPLPDTHPKISWRGGIDLNPLDVTDPDAMAWLENLVWPEQDARRERLRTAIAIAAEDPPDLRAGDLIETLSAMLEEVPEDSTAIVFHSAVIAYLPPQRRTDFHALMSELVAAGRCHWVSNEGPGVLPEITRTAPARGEGEVRFVLGLDGRAVGFAHGHGASLTWFG; encoded by the coding sequence ATGGAGCCCTATCTCGAGGTGCGGGAGTCCTACGCCGCGTTCGCACGTGAGGCCGTCGATTCGCCTTGCTTCGTGGACTGGTCGCTGGGGGTCCGGGACGACCCCGAGGTGCAGGCCCTGATCGCGACCCTGCCTGCGGTCAAGCAACAGCCGAACCTGGTCTTCGCGGCGGCTCGCTGGCTCGGGGTCACCGCGCCCGGACCGTATGAGGGACTGCGCGAGTTGCTGCTTGCCCGGTGGGACGAGGTGCGTTCGGTGGTGCTGGACCGATCCACCCAGACCAATGAGGTACGCCGCCTCGCGACGCTGCTGCCTGCGTTCACCGCGGCCGTGGGTTCGGGGCCGGTGGCGCTGCTCGAGGTCGGCGCCTCGGCCGGCCTGAACCTCTTTCCCGACCGGTGGTCCTTCCGCTGGTCGCACAGCGACGGATCCGTGGTCGCGTTGGGCGATGGTGATCCGCTCGACTGTGACATCGAGGGCACTCCGCCGCTGCCGGACACGCACCCGAAGATCAGCTGGCGCGGTGGCATCGACCTCAACCCGCTCGACGTCACCGACCCGGATGCGATGGCCTGGCTGGAGAACCTGGTCTGGCCCGAGCAGGACGCGCGCCGCGAACGGCTGCGCACCGCGATCGCGATCGCCGCCGAGGACCCGCCCGACCTCCGCGCCGGCGACCTGATCGAGACCCTGTCCGCGATGCTCGAGGAGGTCCCGGAGGATTCAACAGCGATCGTCTTCCACTCCGCCGTGATCGCCTACCTGCCGCCGCAGCGGCGTACCGACTTCCACGCGTTGATGAGCGAGCTCGTCGCCGCCGGGCGGTGTCACTGGGTGAGCAACGAGGGGCCGGGAGTGCTCCCTGAAATCACACGAACCGCACCAGCCCGGGGTGAGGGCGAGGTGCGGTTCGTGCTGGGGCTCGACGGCCGTGCGGTGGGGTTCGCCCACGGTCACGGCGCGAGCCTGACCTGGTTCGGCTGA
- a CDS encoding SDR family oxidoreductase, which produces MTIAVTGATGALGSLVLDALLRTEDPASLVAVVRNESKAASLAARGVQVRVADYTDPTALKAALEGVDSLLLISSSEVGQRLAQHSNVIEAAKSAGVSHVAYTSLVNATTSEHVLAPEHKATEELLAASGLTTTILRNNWYHENYLPNLAPAKESGILLGAAGDGKVAGAARRDYADAAAVVLTTEGHEGKVYELTGDSAYDYDELATAIGEAVGRDVAYQSVSADDVTAALVEAGLDAGSAGFVATLDANTARGDLAEVDPTLAELIGRPTTPLVESLRG; this is translated from the coding sequence ATGACCATCGCAGTCACCGGCGCGACCGGCGCCCTCGGATCCCTAGTCCTCGATGCCCTCCTCCGCACCGAGGACCCTGCCTCCCTCGTTGCCGTGGTCCGCAACGAGTCGAAGGCGGCTTCGCTGGCCGCGCGTGGCGTGCAGGTCCGCGTCGCCGACTACACGGACCCGACTGCCCTCAAGGCCGCTCTGGAAGGCGTCGACAGCCTCCTCTTGATCTCGAGCAGCGAGGTCGGTCAGCGCCTCGCCCAGCACAGCAACGTCATCGAGGCCGCGAAGTCGGCCGGCGTCTCCCACGTCGCCTACACCTCGCTGGTCAACGCGACCACGAGCGAGCACGTGCTGGCCCCGGAGCACAAGGCGACCGAGGAGCTCCTCGCGGCGTCCGGCCTGACCACCACGATCCTGCGCAACAACTGGTACCACGAGAACTACCTGCCCAACCTTGCCCCGGCCAAGGAGAGCGGCATCCTCCTCGGCGCTGCTGGAGACGGCAAGGTTGCCGGCGCCGCCCGCCGCGACTATGCGGACGCCGCTGCGGTCGTGCTCACCACCGAGGGCCACGAGGGCAAGGTCTATGAGCTCACCGGCGACAGCGCCTATGACTACGACGAGCTGGCCACGGCCATCGGCGAGGCCGTCGGTCGCGACGTGGCCTATCAGTCGGTCTCGGCCGACGACGTCACGGCCGCACTCGTCGAGGCCGGCCTCGACGCGGGCAGCGCTGGGTTCGTCGCGACCCTGGACGCCAACACCGCGCGTGGCGACCTGGCCGAGGTCGACCCGACCCTGGCCGAGCTGATCGGCCGCCCGACCACTCCCCTGGTGGAGTCCCTGCGCGGCTGA
- a CDS encoding MFS transporter produces MTNLRPPLEEPVDQPAVVRRLPRALTPFRIPAYRKLALALVLTMFAWGTWVIGLVWEVIRIGGDATQLSLVTGANAVGMLVPVLFAGVVADRIPQKVILIGVAGVQFVCMALVAALSLSDLARLEHLVVVSFVYGCATSFYYPAYSAWLPSLVPEKDLLAVNGFEGMVRPTIGQAMGPAFAGFLVGAASSGWAITVAAAMAGLAVLALLPVPLTPVRRQVVEPGEDSPPPTHAVRSALADMGEGFRYMVKTPWLLATLLFASLMILVFMGPFEVLVPFLIKDGLGGDAGDHALVLAAFGVGGAIGSFVMASLKMPRRYLTVMNMTWGVSCLPLVLFGIVDQVWMMVVIGFFVGAMFSAPMVIWGTLLQRRVPPHMLGRVSSLDFFVSISLMPVSMALAGPVSELIGVRETFYVAGILPIVVAVIATVWAKLPADELAHPLD; encoded by the coding sequence ATGACCAACCTGCGCCCGCCGCTCGAGGAGCCGGTGGACCAACCTGCCGTGGTGCGGCGGTTGCCGCGCGCGCTGACCCCGTTCCGGATCCCGGCCTATCGCAAGCTGGCGCTGGCCCTGGTGCTCACGATGTTCGCGTGGGGCACCTGGGTGATCGGACTGGTCTGGGAAGTGATTCGGATCGGTGGGGACGCAACGCAGCTCTCCCTGGTCACCGGGGCCAACGCCGTCGGCATGCTCGTGCCGGTCCTCTTCGCCGGCGTCGTCGCGGACCGGATCCCGCAGAAGGTCATTCTGATCGGCGTGGCCGGCGTGCAGTTCGTCTGCATGGCACTGGTCGCGGCGTTGTCCCTGTCCGACCTGGCCCGACTCGAGCACCTGGTCGTGGTCTCGTTCGTCTATGGCTGTGCGACGTCGTTCTACTACCCGGCCTACTCCGCCTGGCTGCCGTCCCTGGTCCCGGAGAAGGACCTGCTCGCCGTCAACGGGTTCGAGGGCATGGTCCGGCCGACGATCGGCCAGGCGATGGGGCCAGCGTTCGCCGGCTTCCTGGTCGGTGCGGCCTCGTCGGGGTGGGCGATCACGGTGGCCGCGGCGATGGCCGGCCTGGCCGTGCTGGCGTTGCTCCCGGTGCCGCTCACGCCCGTACGCCGTCAAGTCGTCGAGCCCGGAGAGGATTCGCCGCCGCCGACCCACGCCGTACGCTCCGCCCTCGCTGACATGGGCGAGGGGTTCCGCTACATGGTCAAGACCCCGTGGCTGCTGGCGACCCTGCTCTTCGCGAGCCTGATGATCCTGGTCTTCATGGGCCCGTTCGAGGTGCTCGTCCCGTTCCTGATCAAGGACGGCCTCGGCGGGGATGCCGGCGACCACGCGCTGGTGCTGGCCGCCTTCGGTGTCGGCGGCGCGATCGGATCGTTCGTGATGGCGTCACTGAAGATGCCGCGTCGCTATCTCACGGTGATGAACATGACCTGGGGCGTGAGCTGTCTGCCGTTGGTGCTCTTCGGCATCGTCGACCAGGTGTGGATGATGGTGGTGATCGGGTTCTTCGTCGGCGCGATGTTCTCGGCGCCGATGGTGATCTGGGGGACGCTGCTCCAGCGCCGGGTGCCGCCGCACATGCTCGGCCGGGTCTCCTCGCTGGACTTCTTCGTCTCGATCTCACTGATGCCGGTCTCGATGGCGCTGGCCGGCCCGGTCTCCGAGCTGATCGGCGTACGGGAGACGTTCTATGTCGCCGGGATCCTGCCGATCGTGGTCGCGGTCATCGCCACGGTCTGGGCGAAGCTGCCGGCCGACGAGTTGGCCCACCCGCTCGACTGA
- a CDS encoding TIGR03086 family metal-binding protein: MLTATDPVELLERAIGYTRGTLGTVTDDLMSRRTPCADWDLAALLAHMSDGLDAFTEASRGHIDIAPAPPADTTVGELREKACTLLGAWTSPAVISARLGALVLDSGLLLRVGALEIAVHGWDVGQATGVGTPIPAGLARNLLPVARQVVTDDDRPGRFGAPITITEDVEPALRLLSRLGRAGAWAHQR, encoded by the coding sequence GTGCTCACCGCCACCGACCCGGTGGAGCTGCTCGAGCGCGCCATCGGCTACACCCGCGGCACCCTCGGCACGGTCACCGACGACCTGATGTCACGACGTACGCCGTGTGCTGACTGGGACCTGGCCGCGTTGCTGGCGCACATGTCCGACGGTCTCGACGCGTTCACCGAGGCCAGCCGTGGCCACATCGACATCGCCCCCGCGCCCCCTGCCGACACCACCGTAGGAGAGCTCCGGGAGAAGGCCTGCACCCTCCTCGGCGCCTGGACCTCCCCCGCCGTCATCTCGGCCCGACTGGGCGCACTGGTGCTCGACAGCGGCCTGCTGCTCCGCGTCGGCGCACTCGAGATCGCGGTCCACGGCTGGGATGTCGGGCAAGCCACCGGAGTCGGTACGCCGATCCCGGCGGGGTTGGCGCGCAACCTGCTGCCGGTCGCGCGACAGGTGGTCACCGACGACGACAGGCCCGGCCGGTTCGGCGCGCCAATCACCATCACCGAAGACGTCGAACCCGCCCTGCGGTTGCTCTCCCGCCTCGGCAGGGCTGGTGCCTGGGCACATCAGCGCTGA
- a CDS encoding sigma-70 family RNA polymerase sigma factor, with amino-acid sequence MSTTDIETETQAPERDDFQDVANGFRRELIAHCYRMTGSMADAEDLVQETYLRAWKAYHNFEGRSSVRTWLYRITTNVCLTNLEGKDRRPLPTGLGTVDSDPGAELITDSEIPWLEPIPDVAVVVEERDTIRLAFVAALQHLPARQRAVLIMRDVLRWSAKEVAEALETTPAAVNSALQRAHAQMAEAGLTAESPHEALNIEQKAMLDSYVDAFWRKDIEAIVGMLKRDAVWEMPPFTGWYIGNENIGRLIDTQCPGGTHDMPMLSTLANGQPAYGLYMAQPDGTFTPFQLQVLQLDGTKVAKVSAFFGEGIFETFGLPTVLTEADLPERYVGS; translated from the coding sequence ATGAGCACCACAGACATCGAGACCGAGACCCAAGCTCCCGAGCGGGATGACTTCCAGGACGTGGCGAACGGTTTCCGTCGCGAGCTGATCGCGCACTGCTATCGGATGACCGGCTCGATGGCCGACGCCGAGGACCTGGTCCAGGAGACCTACCTGCGGGCGTGGAAGGCCTATCACAACTTCGAGGGTCGCTCCTCGGTGCGGACCTGGCTCTACCGGATCACGACGAACGTCTGCCTGACCAACTTGGAGGGTAAGGACCGCCGCCCGCTGCCGACCGGGCTGGGCACCGTCGATTCCGATCCGGGCGCCGAGCTGATCACCGACTCCGAGATTCCCTGGCTCGAACCGATCCCCGACGTGGCGGTCGTGGTCGAGGAGCGGGACACCATCCGGCTCGCGTTCGTTGCCGCCCTGCAGCACCTGCCCGCCCGGCAGCGCGCCGTACTGATCATGCGCGACGTCCTGCGCTGGTCGGCCAAGGAGGTCGCCGAGGCGTTGGAGACGACCCCCGCTGCGGTGAACTCCGCCCTGCAGCGCGCCCACGCGCAGATGGCCGAGGCCGGCCTGACGGCGGAGAGCCCGCACGAGGCGCTGAACATCGAGCAGAAGGCGATGCTCGACTCCTACGTCGACGCGTTCTGGCGCAAGGACATCGAGGCGATCGTCGGCATGCTCAAGCGCGACGCCGTCTGGGAGATGCCGCCCTTCACCGGTTGGTACATCGGCAACGAGAACATCGGGCGCCTCATCGACACCCAGTGCCCCGGCGGCACCCACGACATGCCGATGCTCTCCACCCTCGCCAACGGGCAGCCGGCGTACGGCCTCTACATGGCCCAACCGGACGGCACCTTCACCCCCTTCCAGCTCCAGGTCCTGCAGCTCGACGGAACCAAGGTCGCGAAGGTCAGCGCCTTCTTCGGCGAGGGCATCTTCGAGACCTTCGGACTGCCCACCGTCCTCACCGAGGCCGATCTTCCCGAGCGCTACGTCGGGAGCTGA